The Thermodesulfobacteriota bacterium genomic sequence TACGAAAACTAAAAATAAAATAGACAAAAGTGATATATTTTTTCTCATCTTTTCCCTCCTTATAGATAATAGAATTCTTACAACTTAAGATAACCTAACATTTGTAGATTTAGAATAGAGAATATCTACTAATTTCTTAGTCCATACCTTCTCTTTTCTTATACCATTTAACCAGTGGTGCCAATGTGAGACCTTGAATCAGAATAGAAAATACAACTACCATGTAAGTGAGTACTAATATAATGTCTTTATGGGAATCTTCAGGAAGTGACAATGCCAATGCAATGGAAACCCCTCCTCTTATTCCGATCCAAGTCATGATAAGACCTTTTATCCTTGGAATTGGTCTGAAAAATCTAAGGAAAATCAGCGGGAACTCAACACTTATGTATCTTGCGATAATTATTACGGGAATAACTAGGCTTGCACCAATAAAGTATGTTTCTTTAAAATTAACTATAAGTATTTCAAGACCGATTAACACAAACAAAACTGCATTTAGAACCTCATCAATAACTTCCCAAAACTCCCTTACATAGTGCCCGTGCTCATGCCTTACACCAAGTCTAACTCTATCATTTCTGCTTTTAGCCAGAAACAATCCTGTTACCACGCTGGTCAGAGGAGCGGATACATCTAAAAGTTCTGCAAGAGAATACCCTCCAGAGACTATTGCCAGAGTAATCAAAATAATAACAATATGGTTATCTGATCCTTTAATGATTATTTGCATAATCATTTGATGTGTTATGAAACCCAGAACGAGCCCCAGTAAAAGCCCGCCGAGTGCTTCTCTTAAGAAAAACTCTCCTATAGAGATGACCGTAAAATCTGTGGTTCCTGTAGCAATACCCAAAAGAAGCACAAACAGTACAACTGAGGCTGCGTCATTAAAGAGTGATTCGCCGGTTATAATTGTCTCCATCGTCTTATCGGCATCTACTTTCTTTAAGATCTTTAGAACTACAACAGCATCAATAGGAGATATAATCGCACCAAAAATAATTGTATATATTAAAGGTAAATCACCACCTAAAGCATTTACTAAAAAGTACATTACAAAGCCAACAAATAATGATGATATAACTATTCCTACTGTTGCCAGATAAGATATTGTCCACGCATACTCTTTTAGCTTAGTAACCTCTACTCTTAGTGCTGCAGCGAACAATAGAAAACTCAGCATGCCGTTCATAAACAAATGATTAAAATCCGCAGCAATAACTAGATCCTGCGCCCACTGTATATGCCCAAAACCGATGTAGCCTAAAACTATAAATAAAATAGAGGCGATCAGGGATGCCAGCATTATCCCGATCGTAGAAGGAAGCTTTACATAAACTTCGTTAATAAAGCTGAATATAGCAGTTAGCGTTATTACTATGGCAAATACTGTAAAAAGACTCATATTATTAGTTCAATGCTTGGATAAATCCTTAGCCGCCTTATAGAAATTAATAGAAATTATATAGAACAGAAA encodes the following:
- a CDS encoding sodium:proton antiporter, which encodes MSLFTVFAIVITLTAIFSFINEVYVKLPSTIGIMLASLIASILFIVLGYIGFGHIQWAQDLVIAADFNHLFMNGMLSFLLFAAALRVEVTKLKEYAWTISYLATVGIVISSLFVGFVMYFLVNALGGDLPLIYTIIFGAIISPIDAVVVLKILKKVDADKTMETIITGESLFNDAASVVLFVLLLGIATGTTDFTVISIGEFFLREALGGLLLGLVLGFITHQMIMQIIIKGSDNHIVIILITLAIVSGGYSLAELLDVSAPLTSVVTGLFLAKSRNDRVRLGVRHEHGHYVREFWEVIDEVLNAVLFVLIGLEILIVNFKETYFIGASLVIPVIIIARYISVEFPLIFLRFFRPIPRIKGLIMTWIGIRGGVSIALALSLPEDSHKDIILVLTYMVVVFSILIQGLTLAPLVKWYKKREGMD